The Pontibacillus halophilus JSM 076056 = DSM 19796 genome includes a region encoding these proteins:
- the nadB gene encoding L-aspartate oxidase, translated as MKLVDVIIVGSGLAALQLAKHLDSRLSILVVTKQKTAEGNSIYAQGGIAAAIGECDSPRSHANDTLEAGRHINNPKAVQQLTEQAPHLIQELIEEGCYFDRDDHGQLSLGNEGAHSYHRIVHAGGDATGQQLVRHLIQQLPPHIEFMENVFVYDLLINEQTNECYGVKAKRNDGLNLTLYASHVVLASGGFGRVYGTTSNSEGATGDGVVLAYRAGATIKDLEFIQFHPTLLTIGGKSVGLVSEAVRGAGGVLVLEDGTAVMHHVHPLGDLAPRHVVSQTLHKEQRNGRNVYLDVRGIVDFEFKFPTISSLCRKYGVDVQAGYLPVAPGCHFTMGGVRTDTTGRTDVGRLYAIGEVACTGVHGANRLASNSLLEALVYGKRLAEWINGQPSVSPFHLFSNKTIPEQLPPIPLPSLDEMRNQMSEKVGIIRDKMTLIEQLNTLKEHSPERLLTATYDSYSIQETAKSFEVIMDWLITLAALTRTESRGGHFRKDFPLEIQRWKQLEVTFNSKREDLQRYEPNTVASTATILFS; from the coding sequence ATGAAACTTGTAGACGTCATAATTGTTGGAAGCGGCCTAGCTGCCTTACAACTTGCGAAGCATTTGGATTCACGCTTAAGCATCTTAGTGGTAACGAAACAGAAAACAGCAGAAGGCAACTCCATTTATGCCCAAGGTGGAATTGCCGCCGCGATTGGTGAATGTGATTCACCGCGTTCTCACGCGAACGATACGCTAGAAGCAGGGCGCCATATCAATAACCCTAAAGCTGTACAACAACTTACCGAACAAGCACCTCACCTTATTCAAGAGCTGATTGAGGAAGGATGCTACTTCGACCGAGATGACCATGGTCAACTTTCCCTAGGCAACGAAGGCGCGCATTCCTATCACCGAATTGTTCACGCTGGTGGAGATGCTACTGGGCAACAACTTGTCCGCCATCTTATTCAACAACTCCCCCCACATATTGAATTCATGGAGAATGTTTTTGTCTATGACTTGCTCATTAATGAGCAAACTAACGAGTGCTATGGCGTGAAAGCCAAACGTAATGACGGGCTCAACTTGACCCTATATGCCAGCCATGTTGTCCTCGCATCTGGTGGGTTCGGACGTGTTTATGGAACAACATCAAATTCAGAGGGTGCCACAGGCGATGGTGTGGTCCTTGCCTATCGCGCAGGCGCCACGATTAAAGACTTAGAGTTTATTCAATTCCACCCTACACTCCTCACGATTGGTGGAAAGAGTGTGGGGCTCGTCTCTGAGGCAGTAAGAGGAGCAGGAGGTGTACTTGTTCTGGAAGACGGTACAGCCGTCATGCATCATGTACATCCATTAGGCGACCTTGCGCCGCGTCACGTCGTATCTCAAACTCTTCATAAAGAGCAGCGTAACGGACGAAACGTTTATCTAGATGTACGAGGAATCGTTGATTTCGAATTCAAATTCCCGACCATTTCATCCCTCTGTCGGAAATATGGAGTGGACGTTCAGGCTGGGTATCTTCCTGTAGCACCAGGTTGCCACTTCACTATGGGGGGTGTCCGAACAGACACAACTGGAAGAACTGATGTTGGTCGACTTTATGCCATTGGGGAGGTGGCTTGTACGGGAGTGCATGGTGCCAACCGATTAGCAAGCAACTCTCTTCTCGAGGCACTCGTCTATGGGAAAAGGCTAGCAGAATGGATCAACGGGCAACCTTCAGTAAGCCCATTCCATTTGTTCAGCAATAAGACGATTCCGGAGCAGCTCCCTCCTATCCCCTTACCTTCACTAGATGAGATGCGCAATCAGATGAGTGAAAAGGTAGGAATTATAAGAGATAAAATGACCCTGATTGAACAGCTTAATACGCTGAAAGAACATTCACCAGAAAGACTACTAACAGCAACCTACGATTCTTACAGTATTCAAGAAACTGCTAAGAGTTTTGAAGTCATTATGGATTGGCTTATCACTTTAGCAGCTCTCACCCGAACAGAATCGAGAGGGGGACACTTTCGAAAGGACTTTCCTCTAGAAATCCAAAGATGGAAGCAGTTAGAGGTGACATTTAATTCTAAGCGGGAGGACCTACAACGTTATGAACCCAATACAGTTGCGTCAACAGCTACAATCCTTTTTTCTTGA
- a CDS encoding efflux RND transporter permease subunit, producing MDKLIKFTLNNKFAVWLLTIIVTVAGIYSGTQMKMETIPSITTPVVSVTTTYPGATPEEVADKVSEPIEKQVENIGGVNVVSSSSFQNASNVQVEFNFEKDMDEAEDQVEEALSSVAFPDGVQEPDVSRLSIDAFPIMAISVTNGDSSLAQLTTKVEEEFLPKIEGLEGVASVQLSGQQVQQVNMDFDEDQLASYGLTEDTIKQLIQGSDITYPLGLYTFDNQEQSVVVDGNVSTLEELKNLQIPAVPQQQAAQQQAAGAQSQQGAQAQQAQQSTTPQIPTVALDELADIELVQEAESISRTNGSESIGLQIVKAPEANTVDVVNAVKEAMTEFEEENEGITVISTFDQGEPIEESVMTMFEKALFGALFAIIIILLFLRDVKSTVISVVSIPLSLLIALLVLNQMDITLNIMTLGAMTVAIGRVVDDSIVVIENVYRRMSLSDEKLRGKELIRSATKEVFVPILSSTIVTIAVFLPLGLVSGTIGELFLPFALTVVFALLASLLVAVTIVPVMAHSFFKKGIKDSKKHEEDQPGKLAQGYRRFLNWTLNHKIITSLVALAILVGSVALVPVVGVSFLPPQEDKMVIATYTPEPGQTEDEVLDEATAAEEFFTERADVETVQFSVGSENPMNPGQSNGTMFFVEYAEDTENFSEEKEKVIEELQKQADKGEWASQDFASTGSNTLQKYVYGDSMEDIEPVINDIKEIMEDKENLNNVETSISEAYTEYTLKADQEELSKLGLTAAQVGMELRSGGAQQNAVTTIESDGEEVNVYVATEKEEFESVSDLTDKTIQTQLGTEIPISDVVEVQEGETADTVTRRDGQRYASVSAEITSEDIGAVTQEVESEVQDLELPEGVSLDTGGVSEDINESFTQLGLAMLAAIAIVYLILVITFGGALAPFAILFSLPFTVIGAILGLLVTGETLSVSAMIGALMLIGIVVTNAIVLIDRVIHREEEGYSVRESLLEAGATRLRPILMTALATIGALLPLAFGIGGSGFISKGLGVTVIGGLTSSTLLTLIIVPVIYEALSKFRKKRTKEVS from the coding sequence ATGGATAAGCTCATTAAGTTTACGTTAAACAATAAGTTTGCGGTATGGCTGTTAACGATTATCGTGACAGTAGCAGGGATATACTCTGGGACTCAAATGAAGATGGAAACCATCCCAAGTATCACAACACCTGTCGTATCCGTAACGACTACATACCCTGGTGCTACACCTGAAGAGGTAGCGGACAAGGTATCAGAACCCATTGAAAAACAGGTTGAAAACATTGGAGGGGTGAATGTTGTTAGTTCTTCTTCCTTCCAGAATGCTTCAAATGTTCAAGTCGAATTTAATTTTGAGAAAGATATGGACGAAGCGGAAGACCAAGTAGAAGAAGCGCTCTCAAGTGTCGCTTTTCCAGATGGGGTACAAGAACCAGATGTATCACGATTGAGTATTGATGCATTTCCAATTATGGCAATCAGCGTGACGAACGGGGACTCATCGCTTGCCCAACTAACAACGAAGGTTGAAGAAGAATTTCTGCCGAAGATTGAAGGGCTTGAGGGAGTTGCCTCAGTTCAACTGTCTGGTCAGCAAGTCCAACAAGTCAATATGGACTTTGATGAGGACCAACTAGCAAGCTACGGACTGACAGAAGATACGATTAAACAGCTTATACAAGGATCTGACATTACGTATCCTCTAGGTCTCTATACATTCGATAATCAGGAACAATCGGTTGTAGTAGATGGCAATGTATCAACACTTGAAGAACTTAAGAATTTACAAATCCCTGCTGTACCTCAACAACAGGCAGCACAACAACAAGCAGCCGGGGCACAAAGTCAACAAGGGGCTCAGGCTCAACAAGCTCAACAATCAACAACTCCACAAATCCCAACGGTAGCGTTGGATGAGCTTGCAGACATTGAACTTGTCCAAGAAGCTGAATCGATCTCACGGACAAATGGCTCTGAAAGCATTGGGCTTCAAATTGTTAAAGCACCTGAAGCCAACACAGTTGATGTTGTAAATGCAGTGAAAGAAGCAATGACGGAGTTTGAAGAGGAGAATGAAGGGATTACGGTCATCTCTACTTTCGACCAAGGAGAGCCGATTGAAGAATCGGTTATGACGATGTTTGAGAAGGCGTTATTTGGCGCACTCTTCGCCATTATCATCATCTTACTCTTCCTTAGAGATGTGAAATCAACGGTTATTTCCGTTGTATCAATCCCTCTGTCGTTATTAATTGCCCTTCTCGTATTAAATCAGATGGATATTACGCTGAATATCATGACACTTGGAGCGATGACGGTTGCCATCGGACGTGTTGTGGATGATTCCATTGTAGTTATTGAAAACGTATATCGACGTATGTCTCTATCGGATGAGAAATTACGTGGCAAAGAATTAATTCGATCTGCGACGAAGGAAGTATTCGTGCCAATCTTATCTTCAACGATTGTTACAATTGCGGTCTTCCTACCATTAGGGTTGGTCTCGGGTACGATTGGTGAATTATTCTTGCCGTTCGCTCTAACCGTTGTCTTTGCCTTGCTTGCATCCTTGCTTGTCGCGGTAACGATTGTGCCGGTGATGGCGCATTCCTTCTTTAAGAAAGGAATTAAGGATAGCAAGAAACATGAAGAAGACCAGCCAGGGAAACTCGCACAAGGTTATCGCCGTTTCTTGAATTGGACCTTAAACCATAAGATTATTACGTCTTTAGTAGCACTAGCCATTCTTGTAGGAAGCGTTGCTCTTGTTCCTGTAGTCGGTGTAAGCTTCTTACCACCTCAAGAAGACAAGATGGTCATTGCAACGTATACGCCTGAACCTGGGCAAACAGAAGACGAAGTGCTGGATGAAGCAACAGCAGCAGAAGAGTTCTTCACTGAGCGTGCTGACGTTGAAACGGTTCAATTCTCAGTAGGCTCAGAAAACCCGATGAACCCAGGTCAAAGTAATGGTACGATGTTCTTCGTAGAATATGCGGAAGACACGGAGAACTTTAGTGAAGAGAAAGAAAAAGTGATTGAAGAATTACAGAAGCAGGCTGACAAAGGAGAATGGGCAAGTCAAGACTTTGCCAGCACAGGTAGCAACACTCTTCAAAAGTATGTGTACGGAGATTCCATGGAAGACATTGAACCTGTCATCAATGACATCAAGGAAATCATGGAAGATAAAGAAAACCTAAATAACGTAGAAACAAGTATTTCTGAAGCCTATACAGAATACACACTAAAGGCGGATCAGGAAGAGTTGAGTAAACTTGGACTGACAGCTGCTCAAGTTGGAATGGAGTTACGTTCAGGTGGAGCGCAGCAAAATGCTGTAACAACCATCGAAAGTGATGGAGAAGAAGTGAATGTTTATGTCGCGACGGAGAAAGAAGAATTTGAAAGTGTTAGCGACTTAACCGACAAGACGATTCAAACTCAGTTAGGCACGGAAATCCCAATTAGCGACGTAGTTGAAGTTCAAGAGGGAGAGACTGCTGACACAGTGACTCGTCGTGATGGTCAGCGATACGCTTCCGTAAGCGCTGAGATTACATCTGAAGACATTGGGGCGGTTACACAAGAAGTGGAAAGTGAAGTTCAAGACCTTGAACTACCTGAGGGAGTAAGCCTGGATACAGGCGGCGTGTCTGAGGATATTAATGAATCCTTTACACAACTAGGCCTAGCCATGCTTGCGGCTATTGCGATTGTGTACCTGATTCTTGTCATTACATTTGGTGGGGCTCTGGCTCCATTCGCCATTCTATTCTCCTTGCCGTTCACAGTCATTGGAGCAATTCTTGGCTTGTTGGTAACAGGTGAAACCTTAAGTGTATCTGCTATGATTGGGGCACTTATGCTGATTGGTATTGTAGTAACCAACGCAATCGTGCTTATTGACCGAGTGATTCATCGAGAAGAAGAAGGATATAGTGTGCGTGAGTCTCTACTCGAAGCAGGTGCGACGCGTCTACGTCCAATTCTTATGACCGCACTCGCAACAATTGGAGCGCTATTACCACTTGCATTTGGTATCGGTGGTAGCGGATTTATCTCTAAAGGCCTTGGTGTAACGGTAATTGGAGGATTGACGAGCTCAACGCTCCTTACACTCATCATTGTGCCTGTAATCTATGAAGCATTAAGCAAATTCAGAAAGAAACGCACAAAAGAAGTATCATAG
- a CDS encoding SdpI family protein, which yields MKRHGFPLILIVSGLLISAIAYPSLPEQFAIHWGPSGEVDGFANKSFGAFFMPLLLIGLYGLFLVLPHIDPRKRNYDKFLSSYRITTIVTLSFLWLIHVLIVLYNAGVNINIDMAVHMGVGALLIILGNYMPRFRHNFFVGIKTPWTLASEKVWMKTHRVGGWVFIAMGIAIMATSLVEGIAAFILLLSIVLSGAAIVTVLSYLYYKEEDLTQ from the coding sequence ATGAAAAGACATGGATTTCCGTTAATCCTGATTGTCTCTGGACTTCTAATTAGCGCAATTGCATATCCGTCCTTACCTGAACAATTTGCCATACACTGGGGGCCAAGTGGGGAAGTAGATGGTTTCGCAAATAAATCCTTCGGTGCATTCTTTATGCCGTTGTTGCTCATTGGCTTGTATGGACTGTTTCTCGTACTACCGCACATAGACCCGAGAAAGCGAAATTATGATAAATTCCTATCGAGTTATCGAATTACAACCATTGTCACGCTTAGTTTTCTTTGGCTTATCCACGTTCTTATCGTGCTTTACAATGCGGGTGTAAACATTAACATCGATATGGCTGTGCATATGGGAGTAGGGGCATTGCTTATCATTCTAGGAAACTATATGCCACGCTTTCGTCACAACTTCTTTGTTGGGATTAAAACCCCTTGGACGCTCGCTAGTGAGAAAGTATGGATGAAGACGCATCGTGTTGGTGGATGGGTGTTTATCGCAATGGGGATTGCCATTATGGCTACGAGTCTAGTCGAAGGAATTGCCGCCTTTATCTTGCTTCTCAGCATCGTGTTAAGTGGCGCAGCAATCGTGACAGTTCTCTCCTATTTGTACTATAAAGAAGAAGACCTCACCCAGTGA
- a CDS encoding autorepressor SdpR family transcription factor codes for MVFNEAFKALSDPTRREILALLRERDRTAGEIAESFNMKQPSISHHLKILKAAQLVLDERNGQHIVYSINTTVVQEVMKWFMDLYQTKGEKQ; via the coding sequence ATGGTATTTAACGAGGCCTTTAAAGCGTTGTCTGACCCTACACGTCGAGAGATTCTTGCTTTATTACGTGAGCGAGATCGAACTGCGGGGGAGATTGCAGAATCGTTCAATATGAAACAGCCGAGTATCTCTCATCATTTGAAGATATTGAAAGCCGCTCAGCTCGTTCTAGATGAACGTAATGGACAACACATTGTCTATTCGATTAATACAACTGTTGTACAAGAAGTCATGAAATGGTTTATGGATCTTTATCAAACAAAGGGGGAGAAACAATGA
- a CDS encoding EAL domain-containing protein — MNVFDLIQKDHLFHYYQPLYHLKTEEVYGYEALLRSSNQKNPELLFRHAMNDNLLYKLDTTSIEKALHAYSAVPQQATIFINIFLSTLLHPNFIRFMDSVRSKMDTSFGPPSIVFELNEAKEEEEMWDVPHLQERIQQVREMGIHFAIDDFGQGAASLKKAVELNPDYLKLDRYFSTNLHVNKRKQKLVRLFVDYFKSDTTVVLEGIETEQELKIAQEIGVNLGQGYHLGRPADLVV, encoded by the coding sequence ATGAACGTGTTTGACTTAATTCAGAAAGATCACCTATTTCATTATTATCAACCCCTTTATCATTTAAAGACAGAGGAAGTTTACGGATATGAAGCCTTGCTTCGTTCCTCTAATCAGAAGAATCCTGAGTTACTCTTTAGACATGCGATGAACGATAACTTGTTATACAAACTAGACACAACCTCAATTGAGAAGGCGCTTCACGCCTATAGTGCAGTGCCGCAACAGGCAACTATCTTCATCAACATTTTCCTATCTACTTTGTTGCATCCGAACTTTATACGCTTTATGGATTCTGTACGCTCTAAGATGGACACGAGTTTCGGTCCTCCTTCTATCGTCTTCGAATTGAATGAGGCGAAGGAGGAGGAAGAAATGTGGGATGTCCCTCATCTACAAGAAAGAATACAACAAGTAAGAGAAATGGGTATTCACTTTGCGATTGATGATTTCGGGCAAGGAGCTGCGTCTTTAAAGAAGGCTGTTGAATTAAATCCTGATTACTTAAAGCTAGACCGGTATTTCTCAACAAATCTTCATGTAAACAAACGAAAACAAAAACTGGTGCGACTATTTGTAGACTACTTTAAGTCTGATACCACTGTTGTACTTGAAGGCATTGAGACCGAACAAGAACTTAAAATTGCACAAGAGATTGGCGTCAACCTTGGTCAGGGCTATCACTTAGGCCGCCCTGCCGATTTAGTTGTATAA
- the nadC gene encoding carboxylating nicotinate-nucleotide diphosphorylase, with amino-acid sequence MNPIQLRQQLQSFFLEDLGDGDRTSEAMFHRGDKGTVHFIVKDSGIFFGADVLRIGYETLDPSIEVELMLQDGDRVRPGDTIAIARGSLHSLLAGERVILNLLQHASGIATKTNQAVQLLNNDHTRICDTRKTTPGLRMIERAAVRAGGGYNHRNGLYDGVMIKDNHIALAGSIRNAVVRVREHIGHMIKIEVETESMEQVQEAVQAEVDVIMFDNQTPDMIIEGLKHIPSHIITEASGGIQLVDLAAYSATGVDYISIGALTHSVNALDMSVDVLD; translated from the coding sequence ATGAACCCAATACAGTTGCGTCAACAGCTACAATCCTTTTTTCTTGAAGACTTAGGAGATGGAGATCGAACAAGTGAAGCGATGTTTCATAGAGGCGATAAAGGAACCGTCCACTTTATCGTCAAAGACAGCGGTATTTTCTTTGGTGCAGACGTATTGCGTATCGGGTATGAGACGCTTGATCCAAGTATCGAGGTTGAGCTTATGCTTCAAGATGGTGACAGAGTAAGACCAGGTGACACAATTGCCATCGCACGCGGCTCTCTCCACTCGTTGTTAGCAGGTGAGCGCGTCATCTTAAACCTTCTTCAACACGCTAGCGGCATTGCAACGAAAACGAATCAAGCAGTTCAGCTACTAAATAATGACCACACACGTATTTGTGATACCAGAAAAACAACACCAGGGCTTCGTATGATTGAAAGAGCCGCCGTACGTGCTGGAGGAGGGTACAACCATCGAAACGGATTGTATGACGGTGTCATGATAAAGGATAATCACATCGCACTTGCTGGTTCGATCCGAAACGCGGTGGTAAGGGTACGAGAACACATCGGGCACATGATTAAGATTGAAGTTGAAACTGAATCGATGGAGCAAGTTCAAGAAGCTGTTCAGGCCGAGGTTGACGTCATTATGTTTGATAACCAAACACCAGACATGATTATAGAAGGACTGAAGCATATCCCTTCCCATATCATTACAGAAGCTTCTGGTGGCATACAATTAGTTGATTTAGCTGCCTATTCAGCTACAGGCGTTGATTACATCTCGATTGGAGCACTGACCCATTCCGTTAACGCGCTCGACATGAGCGTTGACGTGTTGGATTAA
- the nadA gene encoding quinolinate synthase NadA, whose translation MNLLQAFEETQVRLPDLYRNETPEQLQHRVRAAKEQLGKKLYIPGHHYQKDEVIAFADSRGDSLKLAQLSAANEEAEHIVFCGVHFMAETADILTKGHQHVYLPDLRAGCSMADMANETQIKEAWGALTKQFGDTILPLTYVNSTASIKSFVGKHGGATVTSSNAHKMVQWAFTQKERILFLPDQHLGRNTAYDLGIPLEKMAVYDPVQRRLTSEGDIEDVNVILWKGHCSVHENFTVRNVEHVRESYPDMKIIVHPECTHEVVQLADQSGSTNAIIQAIEQAPSGSQWAIGTEMNLVNRLIQEHRDKHIISLNPTMCPCLTMNRIDLPHLAWCLDSIIDGKPHNQIVVDEHTSLYAKEALQRMLIQS comes from the coding sequence ATGAATCTATTGCAAGCGTTTGAAGAAACACAGGTACGGTTGCCAGACCTTTATCGTAACGAGACACCAGAACAACTTCAACATCGTGTAAGAGCTGCGAAGGAACAGCTAGGAAAGAAGCTATACATCCCAGGACATCACTACCAGAAAGATGAAGTAATTGCATTCGCGGATTCAAGAGGAGATTCACTTAAACTCGCCCAATTGTCAGCAGCGAACGAGGAAGCTGAGCATATCGTCTTTTGCGGGGTTCATTTCATGGCTGAGACAGCTGATATTCTGACAAAGGGTCACCAACATGTCTATCTACCTGATTTGAGGGCAGGATGTTCAATGGCAGATATGGCGAATGAAACGCAAATAAAAGAAGCATGGGGAGCTTTAACAAAGCAATTTGGAGATACTATTCTTCCCCTCACCTACGTAAATTCAACAGCAAGCATTAAATCCTTCGTTGGAAAACATGGTGGAGCAACGGTTACCTCGTCAAATGCACACAAGATGGTTCAATGGGCTTTCACTCAAAAAGAGAGAATCTTATTCTTGCCGGACCAGCACTTAGGTCGAAACACTGCTTACGATTTAGGGATTCCACTTGAGAAGATGGCGGTCTATGACCCGGTTCAGCGTAGGTTAACATCCGAAGGGGATATAGAGGATGTTAACGTCATCCTCTGGAAAGGACATTGTTCTGTACACGAGAATTTCACAGTACGTAATGTTGAACATGTACGTGAATCCTACCCAGATATGAAGATTATCGTACACCCAGAATGTACCCACGAAGTGGTTCAATTGGCCGATCAATCAGGTTCAACGAATGCAATCATCCAAGCAATCGAGCAAGCTCCGAGTGGAAGTCAGTGGGCAATTGGGACCGAGATGAATCTAGTAAATCGCTTGATTCAGGAACACAGAGACAAGCACATCATTTCTCTAAATCCAACTATGTGCCCATGCCTTACAATGAATCGCATCGACCTCCCCCATCTTGCTTGGTGTCTAGATTCTATAATTGATGGAAAGCCACACAACCAAATTGTCGTAGACGAACATACCTCACTCTATGCAAAGGAAGCCCTCCAACGAATGTTGATTCAGTCATAG
- a CDS encoding aminotransferase class I/II-fold pyridoxal phosphate-dependent enzyme, which produces MKNKEEFATTSIHGGYASKDHHGSLSTPVYQTSTFTFETAEQGEARFQGEEAGFIYSRLGNPTVQALESRMAQLEEGESGLAFGSGMAAVSAVLLYMTKMNDHIVSSKGVYGCTYGLMEFMKEKYNIVTEFVDLTDERSLEASIRANTSCIYIESPINPTMQLIDLEMVGHVAKRHGLPLIVDNTFSSPYFQQPLKHGATVVLHSATKYISGHGDVIGGIAVGDRELMGEIGRSTHKDLGGILSPHDASLLLRGLKTLPIRMERHADNARHIFNKLRNHSEVTSVFFPDDPTREDYEVYKRQMTGPSGVISFQLARTKEEVQSFMNELKLIKIAVSLGDAETLIQHPATMTHAVIPKVEREKMGITDQLVRLSIGLEHWEDVWDDLEQALKKVSEPIRK; this is translated from the coding sequence ATGAAGAATAAGGAGGAGTTTGCGACCACCTCTATACATGGAGGTTACGCATCTAAGGACCATCATGGCAGTTTGTCGACACCTGTGTATCAAACTTCAACGTTCACATTTGAAACAGCGGAGCAAGGAGAGGCGCGTTTTCAAGGCGAAGAAGCTGGATTTATCTATTCAAGGTTAGGAAATCCAACCGTACAGGCTCTCGAAAGTCGTATGGCGCAATTAGAAGAAGGAGAATCGGGACTTGCATTTGGTTCTGGTATGGCGGCTGTATCTGCAGTATTGCTATATATGACGAAGATGAATGACCACATTGTGAGTTCTAAAGGGGTATACGGGTGTACGTATGGATTAATGGAATTCATGAAAGAGAAATATAACATTGTTACCGAATTTGTTGATTTAACAGACGAACGTTCATTGGAAGCATCGATACGAGCAAATACGTCCTGTATTTATATTGAGTCACCGATTAATCCTACCATGCAACTCATCGACTTAGAGATGGTTGGACACGTTGCGAAAAGGCATGGATTACCACTTATCGTGGACAACACCTTCTCTTCTCCTTACTTTCAGCAGCCACTGAAGCATGGTGCGACAGTGGTCCTTCACTCTGCTACCAAATACATTAGTGGCCATGGAGATGTCATTGGGGGAATTGCTGTAGGAGACAGAGAGTTGATGGGAGAAATCGGGCGTTCCACTCACAAGGACCTTGGGGGAATTCTCTCACCACACGATGCTTCGTTGTTGTTAAGAGGGTTGAAGACATTACCAATCAGGATGGAACGACACGCGGATAATGCGCGCCACATTTTCAACAAACTACGTAACCATTCGGAGGTCACCAGTGTCTTCTTCCCTGATGACCCAACTCGTGAAGATTATGAGGTCTATAAACGCCAGATGACCGGTCCGTCTGGCGTAATTTCATTCCAATTAGCACGCACGAAAGAAGAAGTGCAGTCGTTCATGAACGAATTAAAGCTCATAAAGATTGCGGTTAGTTTAGGTGATGCAGAAACGCTTATTCAGCATCCTGCGACCATGACGCATGCCGTTATCCCTAAAGTGGAACGAGAGAAAATGGGGATTACCGATCAACTCGTTCGGCTTTCCATTGGGTTAGAGCATTGGGAGGATGTGTGGGATGATTTAGAACAGGCGCTTAAGAAAGTAAGTGAACCGATTCGTAAATGA
- a CDS encoding manganese catalase family protein, with amino-acid sequence MFKRYNRMLVELPIPEEGDANAAAAVQELLGGKFGEMSTLNNYMFQSFNFRDKKKLKPFYDLVASITAEEMGHVELVTTSINLLTRGTTFPGTPNVTPLQAGKDKRNTYQFIATAQTALVGDSMGNAWTGDNVFSSGNLVLDLLHNFFLEVGARTHKMRVYEMTEHPTAREMIGYLLVRGGVHVVAYAKALEIATGVDLTKMLPIPNLDNSKFDYARKYEEQGLDNILYTWSDGDYQDIRKIWKGKNPETGQPLRVVEGAPKGAPIPNLDDLPEEFAPGITKDHYEQIAKRLMQQL; translated from the coding sequence ATGTTTAAGCGATACAATCGCATGTTAGTTGAACTGCCAATCCCGGAAGAAGGAGATGCCAATGCCGCTGCAGCTGTCCAAGAATTGTTGGGTGGTAAATTTGGGGAGATGTCTACTTTAAATAATTACATGTTCCAGTCCTTTAATTTCCGTGATAAGAAGAAATTAAAGCCCTTCTATGACTTAGTGGCAAGTATTACAGCAGAAGAGATGGGCCACGTTGAGCTTGTGACGACGTCTATTAACTTACTGACAAGGGGCACTACGTTTCCAGGTACACCTAACGTCACTCCTTTACAGGCAGGTAAGGATAAACGGAATACGTACCAATTCATTGCGACCGCCCAAACGGCGCTCGTGGGCGATTCTATGGGGAATGCATGGACAGGAGACAACGTGTTTAGTAGCGGAAATTTAGTACTTGATTTGTTGCACAACTTCTTTCTGGAAGTGGGGGCAAGAACGCACAAAATGCGTGTATATGAGATGACCGAACACCCTACAGCCCGTGAGATGATTGGCTATCTCCTTGTCCGTGGTGGCGTCCATGTCGTTGCATACGCCAAAGCACTTGAAATTGCTACTGGTGTCGATTTAACGAAAATGCTTCCTATTCCAAATTTGGACAATTCAAAGTTTGATTATGCACGCAAATATGAAGAGCAAGGCTTGGATAACATTCTTTATACATGGAGTGACGGTGATTATCAGGATATCAGAAAGATTTGGAAAGGAAAGAATCCAGAGACCGGTCAGCCGCTACGGGTGGTAGAAGGAGCACCAAAGGGCGCTCCAATCCCAAATTTAGATGACCTACCAGAAGAGTTCGCACCAGGAATCACGAAAGATCATTATGAACAAATCGCAAAACGACTCATGCAACAACTATAA
- a CDS encoding YuzF family protein yields MNESIFYSLYDPYVYQTLQSVTGSQLVVETTKGTLRGTLTTVMPDHIVVEIDGTPFFIRTQQIVWVSPS; encoded by the coding sequence ATGAATGAATCGATTTTCTACAGTTTATATGACCCTTACGTGTATCAGACGCTCCAGTCCGTAACCGGCAGCCAATTAGTCGTGGAGACGACAAAAGGTACATTGCGCGGGACGTTAACTACAGTAATGCCCGACCATATCGTAGTTGAGATTGATGGTACCCCATTCTTCATTCGTACTCAGCAAATCGTTTGGGTTTCTCCTTCTTAA